GGTAGCCGCCCTGGGTGTCGCGGCGGTGGACGATCACGCGCTGCTCGGCAAGGTCGACCACCCAGTACTCGCCCACGCCGATCGCCTCGTAGATCGCGCGCTTCTCGTGGAGGTCGAGGCTGCGGGTGCCCGGTGAGGTGACCTCGGCGACGAGGTCGGGGGCGACGTGGAAGCCGTCGGCGTCGATCTCGTCGACGCGGGCGGGGCCCATAAAGGTGAGGTCGGGCCGCAGCTGGTGGTCGCCGATCTCGATGCCGGCGCCGGCGTAGGCCACGCCGCCATGCTCGGTGACCCAGTTGCGGAAGTGCTGCACGAGCACGCTGACGGCGTGCTCGTGGCGCACGAGCGGCAGCCCCCGGATCACGAGCTCGCCGGCCAGGATCTCGTAGCGCAGCCGGTCGTCGAGCTTGCCGTGCCGGTCAAGGTCGGCGAGCAGCGTGTGCGCCATGCGCGCACCGGTCGTGG
The DNA window shown above is from Egibacteraceae bacterium and carries:
- a CDS encoding Uma2 family endonuclease — its product is MGVATTGARMAHTLLADLDRHGKLDDRLRYEILAGELVIRGLPLVRHEHAVSVLVQHFRNWVTEHGGVAYAGAGIEIGDHQLRPDLTFMGPARVDEIDADGFHVAPDLVAEVTSPGTRSLDLHEKRAIYEAIGVGEYWVVDLAEQRVIVHRRDTQGGYQATEHTAGTLSTEQAPGLEVPVGEVLAST